A window of Cloacibacillus sp. An23 contains these coding sequences:
- a CDS encoding DeoR/GlpR family DNA-binding transcription regulator: MENIKNRERRIAQELELLKKRQYVSVKELAEMLNVSVMTIRRDLELLRKNHVLERSHGYATLVKSGYGYANDGEVYDLRMARIQNINEKDRVAKYAATLVSPGDWIFLDNGTTVARIVHYLPTDFEFTAVCYNFAILLELLKHPNIKIIFPGGYYHPEDYNFTSSEAVDFIRRHRANKSFLSVSGIHESLGITCINSLLVEHKRAMIASSAVNIIMADSSKFGVVKANHFADISDIDMIITDNKLSPEWQECLSKANIKFKLV, translated from the coding sequence ATGGAAAACATAAAAAATAGGGAGCGTAGAATAGCGCAGGAATTGGAGCTTTTAAAAAAGCGGCAGTACGTCTCCGTGAAAGAGCTTGCCGAGATGCTGAATGTTTCCGTGATGACGATCAGAAGAGATCTCGAGCTGTTGAGGAAAAATCACGTGCTTGAGAGGAGCCACGGATACGCCACGCTTGTAAAAAGCGGCTACGGCTATGCGAACGACGGCGAAGTGTATGACCTTCGCATGGCCAGAATTCAAAATATAAACGAAAAAGACCGCGTCGCCAAATATGCCGCGACGCTCGTCAGCCCGGGAGATTGGATTTTTCTCGATAACGGCACTACCGTGGCGCGAATAGTGCACTACTTGCCGACAGACTTTGAATTCACGGCGGTATGTTACAATTTTGCGATTTTACTGGAGTTGCTGAAACATCCAAATATAAAGATTATTTTCCCTGGGGGATACTACCATCCGGAAGATTATAACTTCACTTCATCCGAAGCCGTCGATTTTATTCGCAGGCATAGAGCGAACAAATCCTTTCTGTCAGTATCCGGTATACATGAAAGCCTGGGCATTACATGCATCAATTCCTTGCTGGTAGAACATAAAAGAGCGATGATCGCATCGTCGGCCGTGAATATCATTATGGCAGACAGCAGTAAATTCGGCGTTGTTAAAGCAAACCATTTTGCTGACATCAGCGACATCGACATGATCATCACAGATAACAAGCTGTCGCCTGAATGGCAGGAATGTCTTTCAAAAGCAAATATTAAATTCAAACTAGTTTAA
- a CDS encoding LysR family transcriptional regulator gives MGGGDMDAKSCAAFLRTADRGSITKAAFALGYTQAGVSLIVKKIEEECGFPLLIREKDGVRLTPEGERMVPVMREIVRWNERFYETAEEIKGVSVGRVRIGCYSSVSYHLMPPVIREFHKDYPKIEIDVLEGDVHEIERWLEENRVDVGFLSARRGQKFRYVKIMRDPILAVLPPGHPMCGAETFPLKAFGDGTFIVNDIEDSHPVIKAYEEQYGPMPDMKISSTDQSVISMAACGLGVSTYPALQLLGHGEGVVTKRIDPPFFRTVIMGLRPEEELSPAARRFLDYIKKYLPELTKSGEPL, from the coding sequence ATGGGGGGCGGAGACATGGACGCGAAAAGCTGCGCGGCTTTTCTGAGGACGGCGGACAGGGGCAGCATAACGAAGGCGGCGTTCGCGCTCGGCTATACACAGGCGGGCGTCAGCCTCATCGTGAAAAAGATAGAGGAGGAGTGCGGCTTCCCGCTTCTCATCCGCGAGAAGGACGGCGTGCGCCTCACGCCCGAAGGCGAGCGCATGGTGCCGGTAATGCGCGAGATCGTGCGCTGGAACGAGCGGTTTTACGAGACGGCCGAAGAAATAAAGGGGGTGAGCGTCGGGCGCGTCCGCATAGGCTGCTATTCGAGCGTATCGTACCACCTGATGCCGCCCGTCATACGGGAATTCCATAAGGATTATCCTAAGATAGAGATAGACGTGCTCGAGGGCGACGTACACGAAATAGAGCGCTGGCTCGAAGAAAACCGCGTAGACGTGGGCTTTCTGAGCGCGCGGCGCGGGCAGAAGTTCCGGTACGTGAAGATAATGAGGGACCCAATCCTCGCAGTCCTGCCGCCGGGACATCCGATGTGCGGCGCTGAGACGTTTCCGCTCAAAGCCTTCGGCGACGGAACCTTCATAGTCAACGACATAGAAGACTCGCACCCGGTCATAAAGGCTTACGAAGAGCAGTACGGGCCGATGCCGGACATGAAGATAAGCTCCACCGACCAGTCGGTGATCTCGATGGCGGCCTGCGGCCTCGGCGTAAGCACATACCCCGCGCTCCAGCTTCTGGGACACGGCGAAGGCGTCGTGACGAAACGAATAGACCCGCCGTTCTTCAGAACAGTCATCATGGGACTGCGCCCCGAAGAAGAGCTGTCCCCAGCTGCGCGGCGCTTCCTCGACTACATAAAAAAATATCTCCCTGAGCTGACGAAATCCGGCGAACCGCTTTAG
- a CDS encoding uroporphyrinogen decarboxylase family protein, with amino-acid sequence MNDLLSMTCSPENQEMISPELIRSLGMPPGEIYASQENIIKLAKAAEEADGRGFALLPFCHTVEAKALGADIKPADDAAGPRPGAYTLKSPEELTPAIIAKTPEAARLIEACSALASEGRAVVYQLSGPISILSCMMPLNGFFKSWRKEPETARRCLRSIGDMLLDFAREISAAGVKYISYSDPAGSRDILGPKYAKMMAEEFTLPFLKRLTEACGEKTTVIICPLTAQSLAAENFIAPPETGKNGTLAAGCVKRGGLPERRSVSLA; translated from the coding sequence ATGAACGACCTGCTCTCAATGACATGTTCGCCGGAAAACCAGGAAATGATCTCGCCGGAGCTGATACGCTCGCTCGGAATGCCGCCCGGCGAGATTTACGCGAGCCAGGAAAACATCATAAAGCTCGCGAAAGCGGCGGAAGAGGCCGACGGACGTGGATTCGCGCTGCTGCCGTTCTGCCACACCGTAGAGGCGAAAGCCCTCGGCGCGGACATAAAGCCGGCCGACGACGCCGCCGGGCCGCGCCCCGGCGCGTACACGCTCAAAAGCCCCGAAGAGCTGACGCCGGCCATTATAGCGAAAACCCCGGAGGCCGCGCGGCTGATAGAAGCATGCTCCGCCCTGGCGTCGGAAGGGCGCGCCGTCGTCTACCAGCTCAGCGGCCCGATCTCCATTTTGAGCTGCATGATGCCGCTGAACGGCTTCTTCAAAAGCTGGCGCAAAGAGCCCGAAACGGCGAGGCGCTGCCTCCGCTCCATCGGGGATATGCTGCTCGACTTCGCGCGCGAAATCAGCGCGGCCGGCGTAAAATACATATCATACTCCGACCCGGCGGGAAGCCGCGACATCCTCGGCCCCAAATACGCGAAGATGATGGCGGAAGAATTTACCCTGCCATTCCTGAAACGGCTGACCGAAGCATGCGGCGAAAAAACGACCGTGATAATATGCCCTCTGACGGCTCAGTCGCTCGCGGCGGAAAATTTCATCGCGCCGCCCGAAACAGGCAAAAATGGAACCCTCGCCGCCGGCTGCGTAAAACGCGGCGGCCTGCCTGAACGGAGGAGCGTCAGCCTCGCCTGA
- a CDS encoding MtaA/CmuA family methyltransferase yields MTPLERLYGAAHGKTVDRAPCVCPGGMMNGVVEDVMLKTGIYWPKAHCDAQMMADLARALCESGGFENYGVPFCMTVEAEALGAEVDMGDSEVEPHVVRPALASCAEADGLKPFDVTKGRAAAVIEAIRILKLRSAGVPVAGSITGPVSVAGTLVDMSVFLNEMRRRPDQCAHLLDVITDALITYGRAMAGAGADVICVAEPSGTGEILGAARFREFTVPYINRLLDAIDAPTKIVHICGKLRSVYGELAALHCDAFSFDAIVNAREIRPYLPGKAVMGNVNTHAIGTMPEDKVRGLTRNALEMGVDIVAPACGLPLDTPLGNIRAMVEEAKNAEPHANA; encoded by the coding sequence ATGACGCCGCTTGAAAGGCTGTACGGAGCGGCCCACGGCAAAACGGTGGACCGCGCGCCGTGCGTCTGTCCCGGCGGAATGATGAACGGCGTCGTCGAAGACGTCATGCTCAAAACAGGCATCTACTGGCCGAAGGCCCACTGCGACGCACAGATGATGGCGGATCTCGCGCGCGCCCTCTGCGAAAGCGGCGGCTTTGAAAACTACGGCGTGCCCTTCTGCATGACCGTCGAGGCGGAGGCGCTCGGCGCCGAGGTGGACATGGGAGACAGCGAAGTCGAGCCGCATGTAGTGCGCCCCGCGCTTGCATCGTGCGCCGAAGCGGACGGGCTGAAGCCCTTCGACGTTACGAAAGGCCGCGCCGCCGCCGTGATAGAGGCGATACGCATACTCAAGCTGCGCAGCGCCGGCGTCCCAGTCGCCGGCAGCATAACGGGGCCCGTCAGCGTCGCCGGGACGCTCGTAGACATGAGCGTCTTTCTCAACGAGATGCGCCGGCGTCCCGACCAGTGCGCGCATCTGCTCGACGTCATCACGGACGCGCTCATAACCTACGGGCGCGCCATGGCCGGCGCAGGAGCCGACGTGATATGCGTCGCGGAGCCCAGCGGCACCGGCGAGATACTCGGCGCTGCCAGGTTCCGCGAATTCACCGTGCCTTACATCAACCGCCTGCTCGACGCGATAGACGCGCCGACGAAGATAGTGCATATCTGCGGCAAACTGCGCAGCGTCTACGGCGAACTTGCCGCTCTGCACTGCGACGCATTCAGCTTCGACGCGATAGTCAACGCGCGCGAGATACGCCCCTACCTTCCCGGCAAGGCCGTCATGGGCAACGTCAACACCCACGCCATAGGCACGATGCCCGAGGACAAAGTGCGAGGCCTCACGCGCAACGCGCTCGAAATGGGCGTGGACATAGTCGCCCCCGCGTGCGGCCTGCCGCTCGACACACCGCTCGGAAACATCCGCGCGATGGTGGAAGAGGCCAAAAACGCGGAACCGCACGCGAACGCATAA
- a CDS encoding corrinoid protein, translating into MCSKEDYLAELSRCVLEMEEDEVIDVAKAYADSGYDALDGILDGLVDGMKKASDLYEREEYFIPELLGCSAAMYNGLDVLRPLLPKNENGAKCKIVIGVVQGDTHDIGKNLVKIMLESAGYEVTDLGRDVPVEKFVEEVKKEDARVLALSTLMSTSMKNMGKIIELLKSEGVRDRVSVIIGGAPISESFARKIEADGYSANATEAVKLVDRLVSEKSGQSRER; encoded by the coding sequence ATGTGTTCAAAGGAAGATTATCTCGCGGAGCTGTCGCGCTGCGTGCTTGAGATGGAGGAAGACGAAGTAATAGACGTGGCTAAGGCTTACGCCGACAGCGGATACGACGCGCTGGACGGCATACTAGACGGCCTCGTGGACGGCATGAAGAAAGCCTCCGACCTCTACGAGCGCGAGGAATATTTCATTCCGGAGCTGCTCGGCTGCTCGGCCGCCATGTACAACGGCCTCGACGTGCTGCGCCCGCTGCTGCCGAAAAACGAAAACGGCGCGAAGTGCAAAATAGTCATCGGCGTCGTGCAGGGCGACACCCACGACATCGGCAAAAACCTCGTCAAGATCATGCTCGAATCCGCCGGATACGAAGTTACGGACTTGGGGCGCGACGTACCCGTAGAAAAATTCGTCGAAGAAGTCAAAAAAGAGGACGCGCGCGTGCTCGCGCTCTCCACGCTCATGTCCACCTCGATGAAGAACATGGGCAAAATAATAGAGCTGCTGAAGAGCGAGGGCGTGCGTGACCGCGTCTCCGTGATAATCGGCGGCGCGCCTATATCCGAATCCTTCGCGAGAAAGATAGAGGCGGACGGCTACTCGGCCAACGCGACCGAGGCGGTGAAGCTTGTAGACAGGCTCGTCTCCGAAAAATCGGGACAGTCGAGAGAAAGGTAG
- a CDS encoding uroporphyrinogen decarboxylase family protein, producing the protein MTDTMTPAERGAAIAQGKPADRLPCNPNVANGVARVYGCKISEFNHNAKTLAAAQVASYRRFGYDSIRIFTDLFPWAEAMGAKVKFPEDDTADLEAPAINDVSEIDKLRPADPFKDGRLPVHLEAMKYLRDAVEGEIGCSCGIPGAFTNAFFLMGVDKTLNMLRKNPEPVHRLCKISMETIKAYAAAAMDIGLTPTISEPMSSCTVVSPKHFREFSLPYLKELVEFIKGRGKGVIIHICGQTSKIWEDVAALGVSGLSIDNVASIADCKRIVGDKVKILGNVDPGRVMYSGTPLDVREKTLQCILDGYDNPKGYVVMSGCSLPVDTPFENIQMMMDTVREVGYPVNPDRVRGMLEECRERLAASEER; encoded by the coding sequence ATGACAGACACTATGACACCGGCGGAGCGCGGAGCCGCGATAGCGCAGGGGAAGCCTGCGGACCGCCTTCCGTGCAACCCGAACGTGGCTAACGGCGTGGCGCGCGTCTATGGCTGCAAAATTTCCGAATTCAACCACAACGCTAAGACTCTCGCCGCGGCGCAGGTGGCCTCTTACCGGAGGTTCGGCTACGACAGCATCAGGATTTTCACAGACCTTTTCCCGTGGGCCGAGGCGATGGGGGCGAAGGTGAAGTTCCCCGAGGACGACACCGCCGACCTCGAGGCGCCCGCGATCAACGACGTGAGCGAAATAGACAAGCTGCGCCCGGCCGACCCTTTCAAAGACGGACGCCTGCCCGTGCACCTCGAGGCCATGAAGTACCTGCGCGACGCAGTTGAAGGCGAAATCGGCTGTTCCTGCGGAATTCCCGGCGCTTTCACGAACGCCTTCTTCCTTATGGGGGTGGACAAGACGCTCAACATGCTGCGCAAAAATCCCGAGCCGGTGCACCGCCTCTGCAAAATATCAATGGAGACGATAAAGGCCTACGCCGCCGCCGCGATGGACATAGGGCTGACGCCGACAATATCGGAGCCTATGTCCTCGTGCACGGTCGTGAGCCCGAAGCACTTCCGCGAGTTCTCGCTGCCGTACCTCAAAGAGCTCGTCGAGTTCATCAAAGGGCGCGGCAAGGGCGTCATCATCCACATCTGCGGACAGACGAGCAAGATATGGGAAGACGTCGCGGCGCTCGGCGTTTCCGGTCTCAGCATCGACAACGTGGCGAGCATAGCCGACTGCAAACGCATCGTCGGGGACAAGGTGAAAATCCTCGGCAACGTCGACCCGGGGCGCGTCATGTACTCCGGCACGCCGCTCGACGTGCGCGAGAAGACGCTGCAGTGCATCCTCGACGGCTACGACAACCCGAAGGGCTACGTCGTCATGTCCGGGTGCAGCCTGCCGGTCGATACGCCGTTCGAGAACATCCAGATGATGATGGACACGGTGCGCGAAGTCGGATATCCGGTGAATCCCGACCGCGTGCGCGGAATGCTTGAAGAATGCAGGGAGCGGCTCGCCGCTTCGGAAGAGAGGTAA
- a CDS encoding ABC transporter permease subunit has translation MKLFAAIKDNIGVILIFVGFLAGYVLLTDVFHVLNPFLFYSITVIPPLFSEYFGMLFEGLKSSLSLLIWAYMLALIFGVGLGALVGSKKLIRKNVAPYINAFSAIPVTLLTPYAINLFPSFRIASIFIIFLGCFWIILGSTTNAVMTIDRRYLENAATLEIPPVQRLFRIVLPAASPAILTGCNIALKLAFTLLAVAEMFGVTSGMGYFIQYYSDFGRFDLVAVGFIFMAIVLLAILYVFDRIRGRIIHWTLNN, from the coding sequence ATGAAACTGTTTGCCGCAATCAAGGACAACATAGGCGTTATCCTGATATTCGTAGGTTTTCTCGCGGGCTACGTGCTTCTGACCGACGTCTTTCACGTGCTGAACCCGTTTCTCTTTTACAGCATCACGGTTATCCCGCCCCTTTTCTCGGAATATTTCGGGATGCTGTTCGAAGGGCTGAAAAGCTCCCTCTCGCTCCTGATATGGGCCTATATGCTGGCGCTGATATTCGGCGTCGGCCTCGGCGCGCTCGTCGGCTCGAAGAAGCTGATACGCAAGAACGTCGCGCCCTACATCAACGCTTTCAGCGCGATACCGGTCACGCTGCTCACGCCTTACGCGATAAACCTTTTCCCATCTTTCCGCATAGCCTCGATATTCATAATTTTTCTCGGGTGTTTCTGGATAATACTCGGCTCGACGACAAACGCCGTCATGACGATAGACAGGCGCTATCTCGAAAACGCGGCGACGCTTGAGATCCCGCCTGTGCAGCGCCTTTTCCGCATCGTGCTGCCGGCGGCCTCGCCCGCGATACTTACGGGCTGCAATATCGCGCTGAAGCTGGCTTTCACGCTTCTCGCCGTCGCGGAGATGTTCGGCGTGACTTCCGGAATGGGATATTTCATCCAGTATTATTCCGATTTCGGGCGTTTCGACCTCGTCGCGGTCGGGTTCATATTCATGGCGATAGTTCTGCTCGCCATACTCTACGTCTTCGACCGCATAAGGGGACGCATCATCCACTGGACGCTCAACAACTAG
- a CDS encoding ABC transporter substrate-binding protein: MNRKVTAACIAVFAAFGIFFAGVRADAAPKDVLKVRVAAQPTSGQVFQFIAEEHGFNKEEGVEVEMVWLSNLSDAASALMAKQVDVLSTYGTGGPLIYIANGQDFNMFGGYMIIGETPVYGKPETKYTGLESFKGKKIGITRGGTPDIVLKGILYDAGYPFRYGTDKIIGDPKDPDMIQFLEYKKNTDVLQAVAKGEVDFGATATGYQIQARMLGLEVKMWPDELWPNHSCCRMLCMNSYLNENKETLRRLLRSYLRAEEYMQTHMDEVSDLVVENLDLTKETVDSFVHSPHMKYDTDPYTKSVEKMWNKMANFGYLTAGNIDIKDHMNSEIYREALESLMKDYPDSKFFKAKMEQFKTNNL, translated from the coding sequence ATGAATAGGAAAGTAACCGCCGCCTGTATCGCCGTATTCGCGGCGTTCGGCATATTCTTCGCCGGAGTCCGCGCGGACGCCGCCCCGAAAGACGTGCTGAAGGTCCGCGTCGCGGCGCAACCGACCTCCGGACAGGTATTCCAGTTCATCGCCGAGGAGCACGGGTTCAACAAGGAAGAGGGCGTCGAAGTCGAAATGGTGTGGCTCAGCAATCTTTCGGACGCGGCCTCGGCGCTTATGGCGAAGCAGGTGGACGTGCTTTCGACCTACGGGACGGGCGGCCCCCTCATATACATCGCGAACGGACAGGATTTCAATATGTTCGGCGGTTATATGATCATCGGCGAGACGCCGGTCTACGGCAAGCCGGAAACAAAATACACAGGGCTTGAGAGCTTCAAGGGCAAGAAGATAGGCATTACGCGCGGCGGCACTCCCGACATAGTGCTCAAGGGCATCCTCTACGACGCGGGCTATCCGTTCAGATACGGCACGGACAAGATCATCGGAGACCCGAAGGACCCGGACATGATTCAGTTCCTCGAGTACAAGAAAAACACCGACGTACTCCAGGCCGTCGCGAAGGGCGAAGTGGACTTCGGCGCGACCGCGACCGGCTACCAGATCCAGGCCCGCATGCTCGGCCTCGAAGTCAAGATGTGGCCCGACGAACTCTGGCCCAACCATTCCTGCTGCCGTATGCTCTGCATGAACTCATATCTTAACGAAAATAAAGAGACGCTGCGCCGCCTGCTCCGCTCGTACCTCCGCGCCGAGGAATACATGCAGACGCACATGGACGAAGTCTCCGACTTAGTCGTCGAAAACCTCGACCTCACGAAGGAGACGGTAGACAGCTTCGTACACAGCCCGCACATGAAGTACGACACGGACCCGTACACGAAGAGCGTCGAAAAGATGTGGAACAAAATGGCCAACTTCGGCTACCTCACCGCGGGAAACATCGACATCAAGGACCACATGAATTCGGAAATTTACAGAGAAGCTCTCGAATCGCTGATGAAGGACTATCCCGACAGCAAGTTCTTCAAGGCGAAGATGGAGCAGTTCAAGACGAACAATTTATAA
- a CDS encoding ABC transporter ATP-binding protein: MLDVKIDHVEFTYSGTKNVILGDISMDVRAGGFACLLGQSGCGKSTLLRLLAGLEMPDKGTLTVDGEPIRGAGLQRGMVFQDYGLFPWMTAGENIMIALERRFPEMTKEQRRERARLWMNNVGMDDSLFNKLPGDLSGGQKQRCGIARAFAIDPPILLMDEPFGALDAVTKAKLQDLVLSLWRQSEGQRKTVFFVTHDVDEALLLATDIYVLSQSPATIMYHHSFTEDDRPTRKNMYCDEGIAALRNHLISLIYTDANDRAAVSQ, encoded by the coding sequence CGAATTCACATACAGCGGGACCAAGAACGTGATTCTCGGCGATATAAGCATGGACGTCCGCGCCGGCGGCTTCGCCTGTCTGCTCGGACAGTCCGGCTGCGGCAAGAGCACTCTGCTGCGGCTGCTCGCCGGCCTCGAGATGCCGGACAAAGGGACGCTGACGGTGGACGGCGAGCCGATACGCGGAGCCGGGTTGCAGCGCGGCATGGTCTTCCAGGACTACGGGCTTTTCCCGTGGATGACGGCGGGGGAGAACATAATGATCGCCCTCGAACGCCGTTTCCCTGAGATGACGAAGGAGCAACGCCGCGAACGCGCGCGCCTCTGGATGAACAACGTCGGCATGGACGATTCGCTTTTCAACAAGCTGCCCGGCGACCTCTCAGGCGGACAGAAGCAGCGCTGCGGCATCGCGCGCGCCTTCGCGATAGACCCGCCGATACTGCTGATGGACGAGCCGTTCGGCGCGCTCGACGCCGTGACGAAGGCGAAACTTCAGGACCTCGTCCTCTCGCTGTGGCGGCAGAGCGAAGGGCAGCGCAAGACGGTGTTCTTCGTCACGCACGACGTAGACGAGGCGCTGCTGCTGGCGACGGACATCTACGTCCTCAGCCAGTCTCCGGCTACGATAATGTACCACCATTCGTTTACCGAGGACGACCGTCCGACCAGAAAGAACATGTACTGCGACGAGGGCATAGCCGCCCTGCGCAACCATCTGATAAGCCTGATCTACACGGACGCGAACGACCGCGCCGCAGTAAGCCAGTAA